CGTTCTTATTTAAATGAACGGGTTGTTTTGAACTTGTTCGTGCACAACACTGCATTAAAGGTATACTGTATACTTTGCAATTCTCATCATTAGCTTAAATACAAAATTGTCACTTTTTCATGTATACACAAGATTTCACATAATGTTTGGTCATGGaattttggtttaaagttattgaaaagtcatggaaatccattggtcaaaatgtgtataaaCCCTTATTAAGACGAAGTGTAGAATACCCCAATATAAACAGCGAGGTTCAATAACAAATCCTTATTACAGTTCAAAGAATAGATAATAAAAAGTAGCATGAGGTAAAACATGAGAAAAGGcagcaacaaacagaaaagacttgatttaaaagaagtaaaaagttGTAGCAGAcatgaaatgttttcaatttttctGCATGAAATAATGAACATAATTGCATTGTAATTCTGGCATTTCAAACCCAGCATTGACCTCCACACTACTGTAGCCTCGCAAACTACATATCATTCTAATAAACTACAGAAGACTGGTTGCCACTGGCTCAGATACAGCCATTCTCTTTTTTCAGAAAAGTGTCGATaaattgttgctgttgtgacaCTATTTTTGACCAAAAGTCACTAtacctctcttctctctgcagacatCCTGCAACTGGTGGTGAGTAAAGAAGAGGTtccctctgagcagcagcagtggagctccCCTGTtgaccaggaggacccagagcccccccacattaaagaggaactgGAGGAACTGTGGATCAATCAGAAAGGAGAGCCGCTTCAACAACTGGAAGAGGCTGATAtgaagttcacattgactccgttcactgtgaagagtgaagaagatgaagagaaacctcagttgacacagcttcatcagagtcaGACTGAGGAGGACAGTGCAGACTTTGGAGGCCAAGAACCAGCCAGGAACTTAGGTCCTGATGGACATTTACAACCAGATcctgaggacaagactgaagACTCCACTGAGACTGAAGTCAGTGATGATGATTGGGTTCCGACCAGTGAACCTGGTTCTGGCTTAAATataagaaataacaaacagcctctaagTGATATGAGACGTAAAACTGATAAGAAACcctttagttgctctgagtgtgctAAAAGATATCGTTATAAGAGTGCTCTTATTCAACATAGTAGagttcatacaggagagaaaccatttagttgctctgagtgtggtaaaagattcagaataaaaaaaggtttaactTACCACATGAGAATTCATACAGgtgagaaaccatttagttgcaaACATTGTGGTAGGACATTTGGCCAAAGTAACTCATTAACTCGTCATATGAGGAGTCTTCATCCATATAGTGACTTAGCATAATTGATATAAGTTTACAGCTACGTTTGTTGTTTTGACAATGTCTTGCCTATGGTTGGTAACCCAAACTCATGTTCAAATTAGATCGTAATCCAAAATGCCGTGTACTGTGTACCCGTTACATCTGGGGGATTAATTCCATTCTGTTTATCGGTAACTAAACTGCAAGGAGGCCATATGTATCTGCCAGGACCTGCCTACATGCCTAAGATGAGCTAAGATAAACGGTCAGAAGTCACTTCTCCGATCTTCTTCTCTCCACCTCACTGTACCACCTGTTTGTTTGACAACCATGGGATCTAGAGCCTTCAGTCGCTCTGCTCCCCCCCGGGAACTCCCTACCACCAGACATTTGAAACATTGACTCTCTCCTTTTTAAAATCTCATCTGAAAACTCATCATTTTAAACAGAAATATTGCGTTTGATTGTCTTCTAAGGTTGTGCAGTTAATCAAGTTTTAATCGCAATttcgattatggggtcaaactaCTATAATTGAGTTGAAAAGATTACCTGACTTTTTTTGTCGAAAGAGACGcacatgcgcaattcagtccttccccaaAAGCATTCAGCAGCCCAGCTGACaggcactcactctcaagcagctgttaagtgaaggaggcgagttgtgtgtgtggtgaccggcggtgaAAAAACAGTgtgagtggaaaagcagggagggcagcccacactgcagcagcacaccatgtaGCGGCTGCGCACCACTATACTCAAGGGTGCTCCCGCCTGGCTATTCAGACCGGACGTGCATTTTTATCTGCACTGGTCAGCCTGCCATTCTCCGCTTGCTGTTGTATGTAACCCGTTCAATGTAGGGGTTAAGGGGGTAAATGATGACGTTCCTCATAGCcatcccccacccctctctttatctctctgtctgcttgtagtgggggggcagatggggacatttaataatgagaGAAAATTTCAAAGTTCTCAgttacaatgtgtttttttggagagtgttagggttgccatcattaagggtttgaataaccgggcaccgatagcCTGGTTTCATGGAGGAATAATACACACAGCCGTCATTGGTGTTTAcctgaaccggaagtgattcCCTTTATTGCGCACGCTCCAGTCattaaaagaataaagcatATACTTCAGATTAAGAGCACATATTTataatcatttgaataattgtgattttgatattgtccaaaaaatcgcattgttttttgttgtgtttttatatctgcTGTGTAAGGTGACCTTGAGTGCTCCGAACGCTAGAAATAAATAGCTGTCTTGTAAAAAtaagacaataaaatgtatgCATTATGATTGCATGTGAGAAAATAGGTTCTCCATGAAGAGGAGCAACCTCCCAACCAGCCTAGACCCTCACCCAGTGCTGCTGctagccattttggtgccctaagcataactcctttATGatgccccctgcccccccccccccccccccccgcgagaAAAAATTATGTGATATATATGCCTAAAAGGtgcctaatatttctatactgaaataatatcggtaTTATCATTgtaagttattttatttaatgacgttattgttgagggttgatttgtatttcctgttATAAGCGGGTTGTTgttagtgactcttattttgaaagggggttttaaaggaagtgggttctgtgatgagtgaagttgtaaaatgaacggagaataaacgggtgtgttgtcccgagcgcatgacctgctctcgtgtcctttgttgGCTGAGGCCGGACCTATGATACAACAAAATGCTCGACTACAtcattattataactatgatgatttttcagttgcctaTTTTGTGGTGCCCTCACAAGTTTGCCTTCAGAACCAACAGATCCACAGATGATGCCATCTCCACTGCCCTCCACTCAGTTTACACATCTCtgggtgaaaacatcacctaCATCAGAATGGATACTCGACTTCCTCACAAACAGACCCCAGGGCTGTGTATTCAGCCCCCTCCTGTTCACACTGTCCACCCATGTAAATTCATATCGAGAGGAAATCAATTTGTCAAGTGGAtgcaatgaataaatgaaaaaaaacatgtcaaaacTGAGTTAAACAACTTTAATTGGTTCACATCTTGACCAACCTCAGCTAAATCCACACTAAAAAGTCACTCAGTGCAGATCTATTGTTtgagtgacttttttttttttaggacaCATTGATACACAACTGACTTGACCCCTTTCCAGAGTCCCTTTGCTTATTGCCCGCAGATCTGGGCCCGCTGTGgtcgcaccatggattacgacTGTGGATGACACAGGTCCCCAAGTCCTccccagctccgtggttgtctgcCTCAGTGCGTGCCGACAGAGCCACTTtgcgagcatcagaaaggaaatggcggaaatctaaacacctggaaGACCTGCTCGCTTATCAGTCACTtcgctcctctttttctgcttctacttccacagccaaaagcacttttttaccaaactgcattTCAATCCTCATTTTCTAACCCCATCTTTTCCACCTATTTGACCcctccagtcctcctcctccttcctcctttctaccaagccactttgtcaactactttaccaaaaagatagatgacatacgctcttcattttctgatcctccctCTATAACTACACTTCCAtcaacatcatcttcatcacctacgctttcctctttcacccccctgtctcccaatcaagttctgactttggtaacctccgcccgcccgaccacctgcccccttgaccccatcccctctcacattctccagtctatcaCTCCTGACCATCTCCCTTTTCTCACCCATCTGATCAACACTTCTCTGTTAAGTGGCTGTTTCCTTaactctctgaaggaggcaagagtaaatcctctcctgaagaaacccacctaCGACCCGTccgaagtaaataactacagacatgtctctcttctttctctctcctctgtccttatccttctagacctctctgctgcatttgacacagtgaaccaccagatcctgattacctcccttcaggacctgggtgtctcaggctctgctctctccctgctcccttTCTACCTCAACGTCCGCACTTAtcgggtaacttggagaggatctgtgtctgaaccttgtcctctcactacagggtccctcaaggttctgtcttGGGCACTCTcctgtacaccaactctctcggctctgtcattcacatTGCTTTTCCTaacatagctatgctgatgacacccaactgatcctgtcttttccccaatctgaaacacaggtgaCAGCACGAaactctgcctgtctgactgacatctctcagtggaggTCTGCACACCACCAGAAAATttaccttgacaagactgaactacttttccttccagggaaagactctcccaccgacgacctgactattaactttaaCAACTCTGTgctaacccccactcagactgctaggaacctgggtgtgacactcgattgccaactctcccttactgccaacattactgcaacaacacgttcctgtagattcatgctgtacaacatcagcagaatacgcccccttctcactcagaaggcggtgcaggttctggtccaggctcttgtcatctcacgcctagattactgtaactccctcctggcaggtctacaagctactgccatccgacctttgcagctcacccagaatgcagcagctcgactggtttttaaccaacctaaattcactcacactactctgttcctccgctcccttcactggctacCAGGGGTTGcccgcatccggttcaaaacactagtactctcgtaccatgctgtgaacgtatcaggtccagtctacatccaggacatggtcaaacgttacacccccgCACGTTCACTCCGccctgcttcggctaatcggctcgttgctccctcactgcgagctaaacactcatcaaaatcacgactgtttgctgtcctggctcctagaTGGTGGAACCAGTTCCCCATCGACATCcagacatcagaaagtttacacatcttgagccgaaaactaaaaacacaactcttccgactataccttgaatttaagaaaaaaagaaaatatatatatacatatatgctAACAATtgtttgaaactaacactttagtagcacttacttatagcgatttgtagttttgctttattctgaagaaattgtactttctggATTCTTGT
This sequence is a window from Platichthys flesus chromosome 24, fPlaFle2.1, whole genome shotgun sequence. Protein-coding genes within it:
- the LOC133949783 gene encoding zinc finger and SCAN domain-containing protein 12-like, with translation MCKERRNMSALQVLRVSVHERISAAAEDFLLRVEKGGETAQVPSLRAMLTERLTAAAEAILAVIAETVAKYEDRVEQSEREICRQRRLLDAVMMPEVRLHRADILQLVVSKEEVPSEQQQWSSPVDQEDPEPPHIKEELEELWINQKGEPLQQLEEADMKFTLTPFTVKSEEDEEKPQLTQLHQSQTEEDSADFGGQEPARNLGPDGHLQPDPEDKTEDSTETEVSDDDWVPTSEPGSGLNIRNNKQPLSDMRRKTDKKPFSCSECAKRYRYKSALIQHSRVHTGEKPFSCSECGKRFRIKKGLTYHMRIHTGEKPFSCKHCGRTFGQSNSLTRHMRSLHPYSDLA